Below is a genomic region from Henckelia pumila isolate YLH828 chromosome 3, ASM3356847v2, whole genome shotgun sequence.
AAGGACATAGTGGAGTTTGCGACATCCACGAGAGACGGCCAAGAATCCCAAATCTGTCACCCCATGGCGATGATGCCTGTCATAAGGATCAGCAGGGAAGACTCGGAGTTCTTCGAGTAAGGGGCAGCTGGATCCAACGGCCTCAAGTCCTTTGTCTTCAACCGTATCAACTACCTATAGAAAAATAAATGATAGGCATAGATGGGAATAAGTAAATGAGAGTAAAGCCATAAACCTAGAGGCAAATGCAAAACCAGATTCAGCAGTTTGACCACATCGAGATTTGAGAATCAAATTCAGAGGGTTCATTCAAATGCTAATTACTTGCTAAACACATCATGATCAAACTTTCTTACCCAAAGGCGGCGTAAATTGGGGCAGTGAGCAAGAAGTTTTGAAAATTCAACACTTTGGAGAGCAGCATCACTTAAGTTTAAGAAAGTTAGGCCAGCACAAGCTCCATAAAGGGCAGGAAAATAGGGAGAGGTGACTTCCCATAAACCCGAAAGAACGTGGAGATCTTTACAATTTCTAAATGAAATCTCAAGATCTTCGTATTGTCGAGGTGTAAGTTCTTGCATGAAAGAGCCAGTGCCAAGTTCCGTTAATTGGGGAGCAAGTTCAAGGAGCCGTTGTAATTGTTCCAAATTAACACTCTCATTGACCTTCAGAACTCTTAATGATTTGCATCGACTAACAAGCCTCTCGAGGGCATCAAAACTTACCTCACTATTAAGGCTAGCAAAATTTAGTATTTCTAATGAGACGAAGTTATCCGGAAAGCAACTTAGCCAACCTCCAGCAATGTCCTCGGTTACATTGTCCTGTAAGTTGAGCTCCGTCAAGTTCCTAGAAGAGAAAGACATGCGTTTTAACATTTTTCTCGATCAAAAACCGAACACGAGAACATGTAAAATGTCATTGGTGGGGCACAAAAAGAAAACTAAACTGGAAATATTGAACACCTGTCATCAATTGGTGAATTTTAAGTGTCCCCTGGTTTATATTTGCTCATGATTCATGTATTGTTTTTCCAATTTCTTGTCACCCAAACATTTGTAAAGTCAAAGGGAGCGCCCACATCAGTGAGTTCTATTtgaaatcatgcatatcattccaATTTCTCACGAGAATAACTTTCATTTGCCAGGCATTATTTTCAATGCAGGATAACCTTGCAGCAGCAATGCAAATGGCAAAATGAATCTTAATTAAAAGTAAGtcttcaaattattttttttcaattgaaaaaaaatagTAGATAATTGTCTGCTTTTGAATTGTCATCTCGCACATAGATATCAAGGTGATCAACAGCAAGAGTTGATCATTTGGGACAAGTTACTAGGCGATGAAAAGGAAAGCATTCAACTACTTTAACAATATTCAATTGAAcaactaattaaaaaaaatgcaaaacagTATAAATAAACAACGAATAACCAAGCTGCTTTCACCCCCCAACATAGAATCAAAGAATGTAGATCTCAGTAAATGCCAGCAATTATCACCAGAAACAGATACTCAGGAAAAAGCTGTGTGCCATGTAGGTTTGAGAAAAAAGGATTTCTAATAGCGAGTTCCAGAAAACGGGATCACATATGGTCAGATCACGGAGGTATATTAATGGCATACGCATTCATGCGGTTAAGCCTATCAACCGATCAAAACTCCTAAATTTAACCGgaaattttaatccaagaatgaATTTGATAGTGGGATTCTGAGACCTAAGAACAATGAATCCTCCAAACATGTAGAAGTTCTAAATATTCAactgaaaaaagaaaaaaaaaaaaaaaaaagtccatAAGTCATCACTACACATTCAAGCCAACATGGCCTCTCTGGGCCAATGAACGTTGGGATAAGTTGCATCAAGGTCATTCTATCCATTAAAGGCAAAGAAACAGGTCAGATGTCACATCAAGAAAGCAAAATCAAAagcttcaaaacaaaaatataaagcAGGAGCACTTCAATTTTCCACTAGAATCCATCTGTTTTCCACAGCAAACAAACGGACAAACAATAAATGAGAAAATGGAGAAACATCTTACAGCCAATTCCCTTACCTCAAAACTACCTCATTTATTTCTCAGCCACATCAGTAAACAGATCTTTCCCATATCATTTCACGTGATTGCTTCGAGCATAAACATATAATTGACAGCTTCAATGACGctaataatttcacataatccCACTAAAAAGGAATTGACTGAAGGCACCGATGTTCTACAAACAACTAAAAGCATAATATTGACCCTTGTTTTATTGCCAAGAAGATAAAATCTTGAATGAATCTGATTAGTCAGCATCTAAAGCCACATATCAAATGCAAATAAACACACTTACCATTTATAGGAAACCAAAGAAAGTTTAAACCAACGTCACAGATTCAAGATTCATACAAGAAGAAAAATTTCTAAAAACTTGTCTTACATGCAATAAGTGGCAATGGCATTGAGCCCATCATCACTGAATCCATCACAACTTGACAAAGATAAAGCCTTGAAGCCCGGAAATGATTTAGCCAAGAGCTCCAAGCTCTCATCACTAATAGTCATTCTTTTTAATCTTAGCTCCTCCAAAAAAGGGTAAACTTTTGCAAACATGACCAGCCAAGGATTCACATCAGCCCCCCAATCTCTGGGCAACATATTGAAATCGGAAAATCTAGGTTTTCCTTTTAGTCTTACACTTTTAATTCTTGGAAACCTTCTAGCCACAATCTCAGGAGATACAGAATAACAGTTGCCTATAAACAGATTTGTCCTTGTCCACCTCTCTGCATTATACCAATTCTTGCAGACGAGGGAGACTGAGTTTCTG
It encodes:
- the LOC140891050 gene encoding protein TRANSPORT INHIBITOR RESPONSE 1-like — translated: MDPNPKKPNISTPDSAISNGSTHTCWPFPDEVLEKVLSLIDSHKDRNSVSLVCKNWYNAERWTRTNLFIGNCYSVSPEIVARRFPRIKSVRLKGKPRFSDFNMLPRDWGADVNPWLVMFAKVYPFLEELRLKRMTISDESLELLAKSFPGFKALSLSSCDGFSDDGLNAIATYCMNLTELNLQDNVTEDIAGGWLSCFPDNFVSLEILNFASLNSEVSFDALERLVSRCKSLRVLKVNESVNLEQLQRLLELAPQLTELGTGSFMQELTPRQYEDLEISFRNCKDLHVLSGLWEVTSPYFPALYGACAGLTFLNLSDAALQSVEFSKLLAHCPNLRRLWVVDTVEDKGLEAVGSSCPLLEELRVFPADPYDRHHRHGVTDLGFLAVSRGCRKLHYVLYFCRRMTNAAVVAIVQNCPDFTHFRLCIMNPGQPDYLTNEPMDEAFAAVAKTCTKLQRLSVSGLLTDLTFEYIGKYAKNLETLSVAFAGSSDWGMQCVLEGCPKLRKLEIRDCPFGNAALLSGLEKYERMRSLWMSACNLTMKGCMLLARKMPRLNVEVIKDEESDDSQAEKVYVYRSIAGPRQDAPPFVLTL